A part of Gadus morhua chromosome 17, gadMor3.0, whole genome shotgun sequence genomic DNA contains:
- the LOC115529656 gene encoding uncharacterized protein LOC115529656 isoform X6 translates to MNFLKLKFVQKEIPIIKETHQIIRFIISNKPHKLKLLLKKNDINGLYPCKELNDEVSPLIAAVAFQREGIFSFLLHEAANPNTCSRNHLQSTLHYASFYRVPIFYVHQLLAAKADPNGVINNQMIFPLTPLQAAAFNDRDDIAEALISAGAVVMTCAFTSPQHDAIDDKVSKMMHRLASKGFQNCSKLRIFVDLDIAVKQKSPEEVFQLFDHVMLLENPQTHLSVLDIMLSDSGQRETEYRSKGIKWLKDKHKLNLYIEGAVENFTNLSIEDQPVVVQNLHSVFCTLTEIPNNISLAFIPKLLELLSTKMLNHKLLEFVVVALYVIAQKTKMKDDWDWDFIKNFGSGISAYINTNHSSSTDYAYGIFANLASTEHANRMFTSIGLTSVPVEILTVAEMRMDDNLKKSLRHLQKYLIHPSPASDDSISADKELLAPKKKKKKKRKNKHQEQNDELHNASSDLSTASIQESVSSEIQPVITTCSKEHKWVQISEKWIEKLEKLSKKEDVVKVGSIVFVNNDEFRIAKGSDGTEVFLGLREDGTEVAVKRMSRSNYQVLKNEESFLRLPKLDHPFIVRYMDFAEDENFGYLALQLCECTLDEFLRDDVPEEQKRKLVKEVLSSLSVLHGQTPQIIHRDIKPQNVLLDVCGKARLADFGISRRLPIGQTSLHTKGAGTKCWMARENIDEDVDVPCKMSADIQVAGMLTYYILSGGHHPFGKKIECEYNVYRGQYSLQHVRDVIAKNLIEWMINKNPKERPRVKDCLAHPFFWSRLRKIEYLKSIGNEEEVRNYRATDKCLLDELDRDVGEASWKDWKQKFPPELVQKIDGKGKYSENTAGLLRFIRNLLEHYPEDAEHIDLMATFPDLFGGVYVFAKNKGWNSRVSLRRMFQEEDEDVTSGGAMNTLSLEDQAPGFSVPVQESGGPPHSVTVIP, encoded by the exons ATGAATTTCTTGAAGTTGAAATTTGTCCAAAAAGAGATTCCCATCATTAAGGAAACACACCAAATAATTAGGTTTATAATCAGCAACAAACCTCATAAGCTCAAACTACTGCTTAAGAAGAATGACATTAATGGACTTTACCCATGCAAGGAGCTAAACGATGAGGTCTCCCCTTTGATTGctgctgttgcatttcaaaggGAGGGCATTTTCTCATTTCTTCTGCATGAAGCTGCAAACCCAAACACCTGTTCACGCAATCATTTGCAATCAACTTTGCATTATGCTTCATTTTACCGAGTTCCAATTTTTTATGTGCATCAATTGCTGGCAGCAAAAGCTGATCCAAATGGAGTCATTAATAATCAGATGATTTTTCCACTGACCCCACTGCAAGCCGCTGCATTCAATGACAGAGATGATATTGCAGAAGCACTTATCAGTGCAGGTGCAGTTGTTATGACGTGTGCTTTTACAAGCCCTCAGCATGATGCTATTGATGACAAGGTATCTAAAATGATGCATCGCTTAGCATCGAAAGGTTTCCAAAATTGTTCAAAACTTAGAATATTTGTTGATCTGGACATTGCAGTAAAGCAAAAGAGTCCTGAAGAGGTTTTCCAgttgtttgatcatgttatgcTGCTTGAAAATCCTCAGACACATCTAAGTGTTCTTGATATTATGTTAAGTGATTCTGGGCAACGGGAAACAGAATACCGTAGTAAAGGTATCAAGTGGCTGAAGGACAAACATAAATTAAACCTCTACATTGAAGGTGCCGTCGAAAACTTTACAAACCTTTCAATTGAAGACCAGCCTGTAGTTGTTCAGAATCTGCATTCTGTATTTTGCACTTTGACAGAGATACCAAATAACATATCACTGGCTTTCATACCTAAATTACTTGAGCTGCTTTCCACAAAAATGTTGAATCATAAATTACTGGAATTTGTTGTGGTTGCACTCTATGTGATTGCACAAAAAACCAAAATGAAAGATGACTGGGATTGGGATTTCATTAAGAATTTTGGCTCAGGAATTTCGGCCTACATAAACACAAATCATTCATCAAGTACAGATTATGCCTATGGAATATTTGCAAACCTTGCTTCAACTGAACATGCCAACAGAATGTTTACATCGATTGGGTTAACTTCTGTGCCCGTAGAAATTCTTACAGTTGCAGAAATGAGGATGGACGACAATCTCAAAAAAAGTCTTAGGCACCTGCAGAAATATTTAATCCACCCAAGCCCAGCATCAGACGATTCCATATCAGCTGATAAAGAGCTGTTGGCAcccaagaaaaagaagaaaaagaagcgaaaaaataAACATCAGGAGCAGAATGATGAACTGCACAACGCATCAAGTGACCTCTCCACAGCTTCTATCCAGGAATCTGTTTCAAGTGAAATCCAACCTGTCATCACGACATGCAGCAAAGAACATAAGTGGGTTCAAATAAGTGAGAAATGGATCGAAAAATTAGAGAAGCTTTCAAAAAAGGAGGACGTTGTCAAAGTTGGAAGCATAGTTTTTGTGAACAATGATGAATTTCGAATAGCAAAGGGGAGTGATGGAACTGAGGTCTTCCTTGGCCTCAGAGAGGATGGCACTGAGGTGGCAGTGAAGAGAATGTCTAGATCGAACTACCAAGTGCTGAAGAATGAGGAATCATTCCTAAGACTTCCAAAGCTTGATCATCCATTTATTGTGAGATACATGGACTTTGCCGAAGATGAGAACTTTGGTTACCTTGCACTTCAactgtgtgagtgcaccctggaTGAATTCCTAAGAGATGATGTGCCAGAAGAACAGAAGAGAaaacttgttaaggaggttttATCTAGCTTGAGTGTGCTACATGGTCAGACTCCTCAAATTATCCATCGGGATATTAAACCACAGAACGTCTTGTTAG ATGTTTGTGGCAAGGCACGTTTGGCTGATTTTGGCATAAGCAGAAGATTGCCCATTGGTCAGACTTCCTTGCACACAAAAGGTGCTGGAACAAAGTGCTGGATGGCCAGAGAGAATATAGACGAGGATGTTGATGTACCATGCAAGATGAGCGCCGACATACAG GTGGCAGGGATGTTGACATATTACATCCTATCTGGAGGACATCATCCTTTCGGTAAAAAAATTGAATGTGAGTATAACGTTTACCGTGGCCAGTACAGTCTTCAACATGTTCGAGATGTGATCGCAAAGAATCTCATTGAATGGATGATCAACAAAAATCCAAAAGAAAGGCCTAGAGTGAAAGATTGCCTGGCCCATCCCTTCTTCTGGTCCAGACTAAG AAAAATAGAATACTTAAAGAGTATCGGCAATGAAGAGGAGGTGAGAAACTACAGAGCGACGGACAAATGCCTCCTGGATGAACTGGATCGGGATGTAGGGGAGGCAAGCTGGAAGGACTGGAAACAAAAG TTTCCACCGGAGTTGGTGCAGAAGATCGACGGCAAAGGGAAGTATTCTGAAAATACTGCAGGATTACTTCGCTTCATACGCAACCTCCTTGAACACTA CCCTGAGGATGCAGAGCACATTGATTTGATGGCCACATTTCCTGATCTCTTCGGAGGTGTCTACGTTTTTGCCAAAAACAAAGGTTGGAACAGCAGGGTCAGCCTGAGAAGGATGTTtcaagaggaggatgaggacgtCACATCCGGTGGTGCGATGAACACACTCAGCCTGGAGGACCAGGCTCCAGGCTTCTCTGTGCCTGTCCAGGAGTCAGGAGGACCCCCCCATTCAGTTACCGTCATACCATGA